The stretch of DNA ACCAAACACTACATATTTGAAGGTCTCGTCATATTTATAGATACATGTATACTAAAACAATTTCACGTGATTTCTCACCGTCGGTAAATTCTTTTTTACTGAAAAAAACAATATtctattaataataaaacaagacaaatttacaaatataaaaaaataaagagataaaagtaattctattaataaaacaaaatattattacaaagataataaaaaagatatcaaTAACAACCAGTAGATTGATGGAAAATTTACAAGTTGATTGGATATTATTGGAGCTCCTCGTGATAATAATATTGCGTATTTTTTATAGAATGATGTAGTGGTTTAGGGAAGCGTAAGAAAAATGTTTGGAATTTAATTTGGTTGGGATGGTATGATGTTTATGGTTTCTAAGaaacaatatataatttgataatgGTGTAGCTGATTGTGTAGACTTTTAGAGTTTTTTATTTGTAGAGGGTAAGGTGTTGTTTATTATCTTGTACTCGTACTGACATACTAATCTGTTAACGTACTTAAACCCAATCtgatatttctttttgttttttgtaatgtttgttttatttcttgtaCTCATGTTAATTTGATTTTACTTTAATAGTTCTACTTACTAAGATAATCAAAATCAGACCGGACTGATCAACTCACTTGGTTGGACCGGTTCAATTAAGCCTTAAAACCAATAAAACCGACTGTTAGTTTTTGTACCCCATTTAAACTTGTACCCctcaatttgttaaaaactcagttttatcgttaataaattcatttacgTGAGCGGTAAAAAAAGATTACTCCAAAATCTGACCCTtcattgaaatttccggtaagtaattttttgcaactaaatttccggtagttgtattttcaataccggaaatttcaaaaattttgaaaaatctggtagttagtttttgttcatcggaaattttattttttgaaatttcctgTAGTTAatccagaaatttcaaaaatccggtagttattttttttgaatatttttttaatttgtttgttatttttgcTCCTCtggtcaataaaaaaaattaaaaaaattatatatatataaaaaaaaagttacacagtgtaccgaaaatttcaaaaagaaatgaaatttccgataaACAAATCGGAAAATTGAAAAATCCGGTAttgattttgaactaccggaaattttaatcctcttgaaattttcggtaaaaactttttttcagaaaaactcacttttccggatttttcaaGTATGGGGtacaattttttcttattttgacttttactaattttttaaagattattttgggtatttcactcaaaaaacattaaattggggGTACAAATTTAAATGGGGGGTACAAAAGCTAATAGTCAATAAAACCAGatgaaaaattagaaaattggATTAAAATCGGTAATTGGGCCCGGTTGCAGAGATTGgacctttttttatttataaaaacagaATAAACATCATTCAGCATTTTGGATGAATTGGGCCTCAAATTGGAGGCCCAAATTAACCTAAATcatacaattatttaattaatgtttcaaTTGCCATgcacatttttaattttatatctcATACTGCATActgtatattttaaatttttcaacgTGAGATTTATGCAAGATAAAAGTAGCAAATACCAAAGTTTTTGTGCGAAAAGCTAGCTTActtgcatcaaaaaatttagttggataataaaaaattattaataaattttagcttcttcaaaaataaaaaataaaaactaaagccttatttttatttttgtttttaaaagagagaaaaaaattattattgaaaaatttacgAGCACAAGATATACCATAATAGTGgaatacaatatatttttataatgatttaaCGTTACTTTATACaacttatatttaaatattacggtctattaaatatatacaaatattttggtATATATTATAACACTTACCACTGGTTATAGTTGGAGCAACTTATCCATTTACCACTAAGTCACTAACTATAAGTCATACCTAATCGAGAATACGCAGAAGAAGTCTACGTACACCTACCTCTTGGCTATCCCATCCTCCCATAAAGgggataaattttttgtttttttcatgTTAAAGAAATCCTTATATATGCAATATATTGATACAAGCATTAAAATAGTGGTTTTGGAAATTCTCATTCAGTATCTTAGCTTATGGTTTCCAACATTGCTCAGTTGATGGCTCTCTTTTTATATAGCACGCGAGTTTGAATCTATTCATTCTACTTACTAGAAACTAATGTCAAATTGAAgataagattttaaatattattttgggttGGAGATTGCCAAATACAAGCAAGGGATCCACTTAAGTCAAATAAATTTACTCTTCAACTGAACTTACACTGTTTTTGTCTACACCAAACCAGTTCCTTTGCCAATGGATCCAAATGTAACTCAATGATCTAGATGGTGAACCACTGCAAAATGTAACTCTCCTTTTTTGAATGCAATTGATCGGTATCTAAAAACAAGGGAAATGGATTAGTTGGGTTTTTAGGCACGCACAATTTTTTTCCATTGTTTATGTTGAATTGATATTGATGAGGTCACCATCTTAGCTACGAGGACAATTGAGtttataagtttttattttttgagtatGACGTTGAtcatcattaatattttagataataTTTAAGTAGTAATCAACTATGAACTATCTATCAAAACGTTTCACCGAAGAATTTGCCTCAAACTATATACATTCTAACAATGATGTTCAAGTTGGAAATCTAAGACTATGATTGCTCATGGTTTGGCTCGGGAAGAAAACCTAATCCAACTGAATCGTTATAACTATTTGATGTTAATTGTTTGTTCAAAATCACATCGAAGTAGTATAAAAGTTCAATGCACAAATTCTACATTTTTGAActgaaattatttttacaaacaattcaactatatttttttgaacCGATTTAATTTCTTTGTAAACTAAACCATACGAAATTGCTATTATTGACTAATATTATGACATTTAAAGAAAACCAGATATTAAGactattgtaaaaataaaaacaccgAAACAAACCATTAAcccaaactaaaaaaaattaaacttgacATATAGTTCATAAACGGGTTCAATTCAGCCCGTGAACTACCCAAAATTCagtaatttaatttgttaaagtcAGTTAAGTTTGTGTTGCGGAAGTTTATATGTAAACATATATCTAAGTGAATGAACATAACTAACCGAAAATTCTAATCTACGTGAAAAGGAATAATTAAGTGTAGGTACTAATAATTCGTGACAATAACATTGTTTTATTGGTTGTATTAAAAGCATGCGTCAACCATATAGGAAACAATAACATACCCTGTTTTCACTTTTTGCTTCTTTCATCTTTTTGTAAAAACTTTTGGGCGGCGGAAATAATTTCTCATTGCATTTCCATTCACCCAATTGTCACATGTCATGCAATGTTAGAATTATAACTTCAATTTCATCCAATCAATTTCAATTAAAAGACCACCTAAAAGTTGATCGTGCCTAAAAAACTtgctcttttattttcttttatttattggtattaaaaataaaataaagtctagTTGAAACTATCTATAAAAAGGGTTGAATTGATGTATCCAATACAACATCACCCACTTACTCAATGCAAATGGCAAttccatcaattttttttgttcctTTGGTGATATGTTTTGGAATATTTTTAGTTGTTGGGGTTATTGTCCCAGTTGAAGGTGATTCTAAGCCAAGGGCTTTCTTTGTGTTTGGTGATTCACTTGTTGATAGTGGTAATAACAATTATTTGGCAACTACTGCTAGAGCTGATTCTCCTCCTTATGGAATTGATTATCCAACTGGTAGACCCACTGGTCGATTTTCTAATGGTCTTAATATTCCTGATCTTATTAGTTAAGTATCGTTCcataaattctttttaaatttttcaatattaCTTTATATTTTGCTTCCATCACCCACGTATCCAACCACAAGCATGCAATATTCATGTTATTCTCACTAATCAATCATACTACTAAAATATATCgttatttataaacaatttttatacataaatatatagttAGTTAACTTGTTAGTTTGATTATCAGGTCAAAAATTAGGTACTGAATCTGTGTTGCCATACTTGAGTCCACAATTAAGAGGCGAAAAGCTTTTAAATGGAGCGAATTTTGCATCAGCTGGAATTGGCATTCTAAACGACACTGGAGTTCAATTTGTAAGTGTACTAAAAGAGAAATGTAAATTTGTAAAGTACGGTTGATGGTAAtgacataatttaaatttgcaGCTAAATATAATCAGAATGTATAGACAATTGGATTACTTTGAAGAGTACCAACATAGAGTGACCTCTCTAATTGGAGCAGCTAGGACTAAAAAATTGGTTAATCAAGCATTAGTCCTCATCACTGTTGGTGGTAACGATTTTGTAAACAATTACTATTTGGTTCCATATTCGGCTAGGTCTCGCCAATATTCACTACAAGATTATGTCAAATTTCTCATCGTAGAGTATCGCAAACTCTTACAGGTAAATTAGTTAtgttaatagtaataatgaatTTTCTAGTTACATTTTAATGTGACAATAATGTGACAAATATGTTGCAGAGACTATATGATCTAGGAGCACGCAGAGTGATTGTTACAGGGACTGGACCATTGGGTTGTGTTC from Cicer arietinum cultivar CDC Frontier isolate Library 1 chromosome 3, Cicar.CDCFrontier_v2.0, whole genome shotgun sequence encodes:
- the LOC101492519 gene encoding GDSL esterase/lipase At5g33370-like, with the translated sequence MQMAIPSIFFVPLVICFGIFLVVGVIVPVEGDSKPRAFFVFGDSLVDSGNNNYLATTARADSPPYGIDYPTGRPTGRFSNGLNIPDLISQKLGTESVLPYLSPQLRGEKLLNGANFASAGIGILNDTGVQFLNIIRMYRQLDYFEEYQHRVTSLIGAARTKKLVNQALVLITVGGNDFVNNYYLVPYSARSRQYSLQDYVKFLIVEYRKLLQRLYDLGARRVIVTGTGPLGCVPAELAMRGSSGGCSAELQRAAELYNPQLQHMIQGLNNKIGKDVFIAANTALMHSDFVTNPKAFGFATSRIACCGQGPYNGIGLCTPLSNLCQDRNLYAFWDPFHPSEKAGKLIVEQIMSGSKRYMHPMNLSTVLALDATT